The sequence ATACGAGCGGCTGAGAATGCACCGTCGGATGCAGCGGCGGATCCAGCTGGTGGTGGAGGAACGCCGCGTCGCGTTCGCGGCGCGGGAGTCCGAACCGGGTGTCGATCCGGAGGCCACGATGGAGATCCCGCCACCGGAGCTGCCGGTGGTGGTGCCGCAGCGGGCGATCGGCCGGGTGGCCGTCCCCCAGGCCTGAGACCCCGCCGCGCCGCCGCGGCATCCCGGCTCAGCCGGCCGGGCCCACGAAAGCGCCGCGCCGCCGCGGCTCAGCCGGCCAGCCAGCGGTGCAGGGTGGCCGCGCCGTCCCGGATCCGGCCGATCTCGACGTGCTCGTCGGGCGCGTGCGCCAGCGCCGGATCGCCGGGGCCGTAGTTCAGCGCCGGGATGCCCAGCGCCGCGAACCGCGCCACGTCGGTCCAGCCCAGCTTGGCGGCCGGCACGGCGCCCACCGCGGCCAGGAAGTCACGGGCGGCCGGGGCGCTGAGCCCGGGCAGCGCGCCGGGCGCGGAATCGGTGACCTCCAGGTCGTACCCGTCGAAGACCTCGCGCAGATGTTCCAGCGCCTGCCGCTCCGAACGGTCCGGGGCGAACCGCAGGTTCACCTCGACCGAGCACTCGTCCGGCACGACGTTTCCGGCGATGCCGCCGGCGATCCGCACGGCGTTCAAGCCTTCCCGGTACGTACATCCGTCGATCGTCACGGTCCGCGGGTGGTAGTCCTCCAGCCGGCGCAGCACCTCACCGGCGGCGTGGATGGCGTTCACCCCGCGCCAGGCCCGGGCGGTGTGCGCGCGCCGCCCGTGGGTGCGCACCAGCGCCCGCATCGTCCCCTGGCAGCCGGCCTCGATCGAACCGTACGTCGGTTCGAGCAGCACCGCGAAGTCGGCGCGCAACCACTCGGGGTGACTGGCGGCGACCCGGTTGAGCCCGTTGTACTCGGACTCGATCTCCTCCGCCTCGTAGAACAGGTAGGTGACGTCGTACGCCG is a genomic window of Actinoplanes teichomyceticus ATCC 31121 containing:
- the dapE gene encoding succinyl-diaminopimelate desuccinylase; the protein is MANPLTPDVLVDPVELTRALVDIESVSRDEKVIADCVEDVLRRAGHLRVERVGNTVMARTDLGREQRVVLAGHLDTVPINDNWPSTVVDDLIYGCGTSDMKSGVAIALHLAATLPDPAYDVTYLFYEAEEIESEYNGLNRVAASHPEWLRADFAVLLEPTYGSIEAGCQGTMRALVRTHGRRAHTARAWRGVNAIHAAGEVLRRLEDYHPRTVTIDGCTYREGLNAVRIAGGIAGNVVPDECSVEVNLRFAPDRSERQALEHLREVFDGYDLEVTDSAPGALPGLSAPAARDFLAAVGAVPAAKLGWTDVARFAALGIPALNYGPGDPALAHAPDEHVEIGRIRDGAATLHRWLAG